A genomic window from Silene latifolia isolate original U9 population chromosome Y, ASM4854445v1, whole genome shotgun sequence includes:
- the LOC141630717 gene encoding uncharacterized protein LOC141630717 encodes MGVMRLEEDESMRDVYDTERGFKICGLTYSAVKRHVAETKGDKLESSCRISRSDLPVVAFDETDIQDEGEQHHDALIITLSIGNCLVRKILVDTGSSVNFIMLRTLKNMGFSKKELLRKAVPVVGFSGETKHSLGEIIILTFAGGVNKQGAQEYLETKKRLETATRMLSNPQQAHQHSNYRDCASRGITLSPHRQNLTKYIHMDAENPEQTVLIGADCTCSIRQQLLDFLRTNMDCFAESHDDMVGIDPGVITHRMNVDTSYEPVQQKRRKFAPKRNKVINQ; translated from the exons ATGGGTGTCATGCGCCTAGAGGAGGACGAATCCATGAGGGATGTCTACGACACAGAAC GTGGATTCAAGATATGTGGGCTGACTTACTCAGCAGTCAAGCGCCATGTGGCAGAGACTAAGGGAGATAAACTAGAATCCTCTTGCCGCATCAGCAGGAGCGATTTACCAGTAGTGGCATTCGACGAAACAGATATCCAAGATGAGGGGGAACAGCATCACGACGCATTGATTATCACCCTCTCAATTGGAAATTGCCTGGTAAGAAAGATCCTAGTTGACACCGGGAGTTCTGTGAACTTCATAATGCTACGAACCCTAAAAAACATGGGGTTCAGCAAGAAAGAGCTGCTCAGGAAGGCGGTACCCGTGGTTGGGTTCAGTGGAGAAACGAAACACTCTCTGGGGGAGATCATAATTCTTACATTCGCCGGAGGAGTTAACAAACAG GGAGCACAGGAATACTTGGAGACCAAGAAGAGGCTAGAGACTGCTACAAGGATGCTCTCAAACCCACAACAAGCCCACCAGCATAGCAATTATAGAGACTGTGCATCTAGAGGGATTACATTGAGCCCCCACAGGCAGAACTTGACGAAGTACATACATATGGACGCGGAAAACCCTGAGCAAACTGTGCTGATTGGAGCAGACTGTACATGTAGTATCCGTCAGCAGCTACTTGATTTCTTGCGCactaacatggattgctttgccgAGTCGCACGATGATATGGTAGGTATTGACCCGGGTGTTATAACGCACCGAATGAACGTCGACACCAGTTATGAGCCAGTACAACAGAAGAGGAGAAAGTTTGCTCCAAAAAGAAATAAAGTAATCAATCAGTAG
- the LOC141630718 gene encoding uncharacterized protein LOC141630718, translated as MPPPGVLSPPGITPPPRAMSPTGTAVGAITLVGLGALTPSFSSPYSSTPPVLGNNQGEQFTNNAPIGTSTYSQQALGAQFRPIVNAPPLPSGYVVPPYVTGGAPVTGSPSGFYSPVHNIVVGTSTSVEQQLQELRVVIGKVPGMPPPMEMAAPESYANSPFVDSIALVSVPKGFTPPNMSLYDGTTDPLDYVNHYMQKMMVVTTTGSLKEACMRKGFRSTLSGAALQWFVSLPNKSISTFADLVNAFNQQFTSSRKPEKQTRDLYRIVQRFEESTRDYQDRFNIEKVIPKYDVSTAVEAFRRGRHHD; from the coding sequence ATGCCTCCTCCGGGGGTACTATCACCACCAGGGATAACGCCTCCACCAAGGGCGATGTCACCAACAGGAACGGCAGTAGGGGCAATCACCCTAGTAGGGTTGGGAGCCTTAACACCAAGTTTTTCCTCACCATACAGCAGTACACCGCCCGTATTGGGGAACAACCAAGGCGAACAATTTACAAACAATGCTCCCATAGGCACAAGCACGTACTCACAGCAGGCTTTGGGTGCACAGTTCAGGCCTATTGTGAACGCACCTCCGCTGCCTAGCGGCTACGTCGTTCCACCATATGTCACAGGAGGTGCGCCAGTAACCGGCAGTCCCTCCGGCTTCTATTCGCCAGTTCACAACATAGTTGTGGGAACAAGTACTTCAGTAGAGCAGCAGCTGCAGGAGCTTAGAGTTGTGATCGGTAAAGTACCAGGAATGCCTCCTCCCATGGAGATGGCAGCACCGGAAAGCTACGCAAACTCACCCTTTGTGGACAGCATAGCACTCGTCAGTGTACCGAAAGGATTCACTCCGCCAAACATGAGTCTATATGATGGGACGACTGATCCGTTGGACTACGTCAACCATTACATGCAGAAAATGATGGTAGTAACAACAACTGGTTCACTCAAGGAAGCATGCATGCGCAAGGGCTTCAGGTCAACCCTGTCAGGGGCAGCACTACAATGGTTCGTGAGCCTGCCGAACAAGTCTATATCCACCTTCGCAGATTTGGTTAATGCCTTTAACCAACAATTCACCAGCAGTCGCAAGCCAGAAAAACAAACAAGGGACCTATACAGGATAGTCCAGAGGTTTGAGGAATCCACTCGGGACTACCAGGACAGGTTCAACATCGAAAAGGTCATCCCTAAATACGACGTATCCACGGCGGTAGAAGCATTTAGGCGTGGACGTCACCACGATTAA